A window from Pseudobutyrivibrio ruminis HUN009 encodes these proteins:
- the mraY gene encoding phospho-N-acetylmuramoyl-pentapeptide-transferase, producing MLEVFLPMLVSFIIVLILGPICIPVLRRLKMGNTEREYIKEHKVKNGTPSMGGIMILIAFAIVGLYFAPKAPHIYPIVLLTLGFGVLGFVDDLLKALKKSSDGLKAWQKMLGQIGLTIGFAVYMVKFSDVSLELRIPVTGAFVDISWLAVALLFLAVLGTVNGANFTDGMDGLATSVTLAIAAFFGVASIQLYSDITPAIAAMIGALFGFLMFNVHPAKIFMGDTGSLALGAFVVSCAYMLQMPIFIIIVAIIYLVEVLSVILQVGYFKLTHGKRIFRMAPIHHHYELGGWSEVKVVAVFTTVTIFLCVLAYYMV from the coding sequence ATGTTAGAAGTTTTTTTACCAATGTTGGTATCTTTTATTATTGTGCTTATTTTAGGACCAATATGCATACCTGTTTTAAGACGTCTCAAGATGGGAAACACTGAGAGAGAGTATATCAAAGAGCACAAGGTAAAAAATGGAACACCTTCTATGGGTGGAATAATGATTCTTATTGCATTTGCGATTGTTGGCCTTTATTTTGCACCAAAGGCACCTCATATTTATCCAATTGTATTGTTGACATTAGGCTTTGGTGTTTTAGGTTTTGTTGATGATTTGTTAAAGGCTCTCAAGAAAAGCTCAGACGGCTTAAAGGCTTGGCAGAAAATGCTTGGTCAGATTGGTCTTACAATTGGCTTTGCTGTATATATGGTTAAGTTTTCAGATGTATCGCTTGAACTTAGAATTCCTGTTACAGGAGCATTCGTTGATATTAGTTGGCTTGCAGTAGCGCTTCTGTTTCTTGCAGTTCTTGGTACAGTAAACGGTGCTAACTTTACAGATGGTATGGACGGCCTTGCTACTTCTGTAACTCTTGCAATTGCAGCATTTTTTGGTGTTGCATCTATTCAGCTTTATTCAGATATTACTCCAGCAATTGCGGCTATGATTGGAGCTTTGTTTGGATTTTTAATGTTTAATGTTCATCCAGCGAAAATTTTTATGGGCGACACAGGCTCTTTAGCACTTGGTGCTTTTGTTGTTAGTTGCGCATATATGCTTCAGATGCCTATATTTATTATTATTGTTGCTATTATCTACTTAGTAGAAGTTCTATCAGTAATTTTACAGGTAGGTTATTTCAAACTTACCCATGGTAAACGAATCTTCAGAATGGCACCAATTCATCATCACTATGAATTAGGTGGCTGGTCAGAGGTAAAGGTAGTTGCAGTATTTACTACAGTTACTATTTTCTTATGCGTACTTGCATACTACATGGTCTAA
- a CDS encoding FtsW/RodA/SpoVE family cell cycle protein translates to MVRDQELAASRKEAKRRKKIKKLLNFDYTLLLIIIFILALGLVMLYSTSAYAASLKKGDSAYYLKRQMFASGLGFVGMFFSTKIDYRRWSHLVWPFYIGSMVLCVMVIFVGTTINGQARWLSIGGITIQPSEIAKVAVILLLANVIDRAPKAQRSFEGSIKTMCLVLPIFAVVAYNNLSTAIIIMGIAFIMVFIASPKFWYFFGAAAGGVLLIILYISLASYRSDRVATWLHPEDYVTGSGFQTLQGLYAIGSGGLFGKGLGESMQKYIVPEAQNDMIFSIICEELGVFGAVCIILLYILLLYRLLYIANHSKDMFGSYICIGIMSHIALQVILNLAVVTNSIPNTGVILPLISYGGTSVAILLTELGLALSVSKNMEFEGDEDV, encoded by the coding sequence ATGGTAAGAGATCAAGAGCTGGCGGCTTCTAGAAAAGAAGCAAAACGGCGTAAGAAAATAAAAAAGCTATTAAACTTTGACTATACGCTTTTATTAATCATAATATTCATCCTTGCACTTGGACTTGTTATGCTTTACAGCACTTCAGCTTATGCTGCATCTTTGAAAAAGGGTGATTCAGCATATTATCTTAAGCGTCAGATGTTTGCATCTGGCCTTGGATTTGTGGGTATGTTTTTTTCTACAAAGATAGATTACCGCAGATGGTCTCATTTAGTTTGGCCATTCTATATTGGTTCAATGGTACTTTGTGTCATGGTTATATTTGTAGGTACAACCATTAACGGTCAGGCTCGTTGGCTTAGCATTGGTGGAATAACAATTCAGCCTTCAGAGATTGCAAAGGTTGCAGTTATTTTGCTTTTAGCCAATGTTATAGATAGAGCACCGAAGGCTCAAAGGTCATTCGAAGGTTCCATCAAGACAATGTGTCTTGTCCTTCCTATCTTTGCAGTAGTTGCTTATAACAACCTTTCTACAGCGATTATCATTATGGGTATCGCATTTATAATGGTATTTATTGCTTCTCCAAAGTTTTGGTATTTCTTTGGAGCCGCTGCAGGTGGAGTTTTACTTATTATTTTATATATTTCGTTAGCAAGTTATCGTTCTGATCGTGTTGCTACATGGCTTCATCCTGAAGATTATGTTACTGGTTCTGGCTTCCAGACACTTCAGGGACTTTATGCTATTGGTAGTGGCGGTCTTTTTGGTAAGGGCTTGGGAGAGAGTATGCAAAAGTACATCGTTCCTGAGGCTCAAAACGATATGATTTTTTCTATCATTTGCGAAGAGCTAGGCGTATTTGGAGCAGTTTGTATCATTCTTCTTTATATTTTGCTCCTTTACAGACTTTTATATATTGCCAATCATTCAAAGGACATGTTTGGTTCCTATATCTGTATTGGTATTATGAGTCATATTGCTCTTCAGGTTATTTTAAATCTTGCCGTTGTTACAAATTCAATACCTAACACAGGTGTTATTTTGCCTTTGATTAGTTATGGTGGTACATCGGTAGCTATACTTTTAACTGAGTTAGGTTTGGCGCTTAGCGTATCAAAGAATATGGAATTCGAAGGTGATGAAGATGTCTAG
- a CDS encoding cell division protein FtsQ/DivIB: MILGVLAYFLCPLTDVSVEGTDLYTSDQVSEYILDDKYSTNTIYAFLKNKLFPKGDAEFIESFDVKITGMHSITIVCNEKPILGYISEEDGSYVYFNYDGSITEISASYIDRGYMQVEGVTCEEPEVGMTLPIGDDQIGYLTSLIKILQKNDIMPNVVSYDENSHITLKYDTYNISLGSSVYLEEKIDRALKILPQIEGLQGTLHLENYSTQNTDIVFEKDTEVVE, encoded by the coding sequence GTGATACTTGGTGTTTTGGCCTATTTCTTATGTCCTTTAACGGATGTATCAGTAGAGGGCACTGATTTATATACTTCTGATCAGGTTTCAGAATATATTTTAGATGACAAGTATTCGACTAATACCATATATGCATTTTTGAAAAACAAGCTGTTTCCAAAGGGTGACGCTGAATTCATTGAGTCATTTGATGTGAAAATAACAGGAATGCACAGTATTACAATCGTTTGCAATGAGAAGCCAATCTTGGGTTACATAAGTGAAGAAGATGGCTCATACGTATATTTCAATTATGATGGTTCGATTACAGAGATTAGCGCAAGCTATATTGACCGAGGATATATGCAGGTTGAAGGTGTAACTTGCGAAGAACCTGAAGTAGGAATGACTCTCCCTATCGGCGATGACCAAATAGGATATCTTACATCGTTGATTAAGATTCTTCAAAAAAATGATATTATGCCTAATGTGGTTTCATATGATGAAAATAGCCACATTACGCTTAAATATGATACATACAATATTTCACTGGGAAGTAGCGTTTACCTGGAAGAGAAGATAGACCGTGCATTAAAGATTCTTCCGCAAATCGAAGGATTGCAGGGTACACTACATCTTGAGAATTACTCAACCCAAAACACAGATATTGTATTTGAAAAAGATACTGAGGTGGTCGAATAA
- the ftsZ gene encoding cell division protein FtsZ, with translation MINITTDETGAPVRIIVVGVGGAGNNAVKRMVEEGIGGVEFIGINTDKQALDLCKAPTLLAIGEKTTGGKGAGANPEVGMRSAEESAEDISAAIKGADMVFVTCGMGGGTGTGAAPVVAKIAKEQGILTVGIVTKPFQFEGKPRMNNALSGIERLKENVDTLIVIPNQKLVEITNKSMGIGESFRIADQVLHQSVQGITDLITKNSLINLDFADVQTVMKDKGLAHIGIGTAKGDEKALEAVKQAVASPLLETSIQGATDVIVNICGDVGLNDTSEATSYVQDMTGADANIILGVTEDETMDDEVTVTVIATGLGEPNTATTGAFRSSTGMVYGTQPRQSSADLLAGMRGAAAPASQSGVTNTPPVVNRPVTPTPVATSPIQRPTAPTVPTESTVPELNIKMPDFMNSIKK, from the coding sequence TTGATTAACATTACGACTGACGAGACAGGGGCTCCTGTCAGAATCATTGTTGTTGGTGTCGGCGGAGCTGGCAACAATGCAGTAAAGCGTATGGTTGAAGAGGGTATTGGGGGAGTTGAGTTCATTGGAATCAACACTGATAAGCAGGCACTTGATTTATGCAAAGCGCCTACTCTTTTAGCTATAGGTGAGAAGACTACAGGTGGAAAGGGTGCTGGTGCTAACCCAGAGGTTGGCATGCGTTCTGCAGAGGAGAGTGCAGAAGATATTTCTGCAGCTATCAAGGGCGCAGATATGGTATTCGTTACTTGTGGTATGGGTGGCGGCACTGGTACAGGTGCAGCTCCAGTTGTTGCAAAGATTGCAAAGGAGCAGGGTATCCTTACTGTAGGTATCGTTACAAAGCCTTTCCAGTTTGAAGGAAAGCCGCGTATGAACAATGCCTTAAGTGGTATTGAAAGATTAAAGGAAAATGTTGATACACTTATCGTAATTCCTAACCAGAAGCTTGTTGAAATCACAAACAAGAGCATGGGAATTGGCGAAAGCTTCCGTATTGCAGATCAGGTACTTCACCAGTCTGTACAGGGTATCACAGACCTTATCACAAAGAATTCGCTTATTAACCTTGACTTCGCTGATGTTCAGACAGTTATGAAGGACAAGGGTCTTGCACATATTGGTATCGGTACTGCAAAGGGTGACGAAAAAGCTCTTGAGGCTGTTAAGCAGGCTGTTGCTTCACCTCTTCTTGAGACAAGCATTCAGGGTGCTACTGATGTCATCGTCAACATCTGTGGTGATGTTGGACTTAACGACACATCAGAGGCTACATCTTATGTTCAGGATATGACTGGTGCTGACGCTAACATCATCCTCGGTGTTACAGAAGATGAAACAATGGATGATGAAGTTACAGTTACAGTTATCGCTACTGGACTTGGCGAGCCTAATACAGCTACAACAGGTGCATTCCGCAGCTCAACAGGCATGGTTTATGGTACACAGCCTAGACAGTCAAGCGCTGACTTACTTGCAGGCATGAGAGGAGCAGCTGCTCCAGCTAGCCAGTCAGGTGTCACAAACACACCTCCTGTAGTTAACAGACCTGTTACACCTACACCTGTTGCTACATCTCCAATTCAGCGTCCTACTGCTCCTACTGTACCTACAGAGAGCACTGTACCTGAATTAAACATCAAAATGCCAGACTTCATGAATTCAATCAAAAAATAA
- a CDS encoding PadR family transcriptional regulator yields the protein MGEISSDVIRGYNDTMILSILMKEPSYGYEISKQIKSISEEKYVIKETTLYSAFTRMEKNGFIESFVADPDPEGNGKKRTYYRITDKGKAYYLDKCDEWELTKEVVEKFISK from the coding sequence ATGGGTGAAATAAGTAGTGATGTTATTAGAGGCTACAATGACACCATGATACTTTCTATTCTTATGAAGGAACCTTCGTATGGATACGAGATTTCTAAGCAGATAAAGAGTATTTCGGAGGAGAAATACGTTATTAAAGAAACGACTCTTTATTCGGCCTTCACCAGAATGGAAAAGAATGGTTTTATCGAATCATTTGTGGCTGATCCAGATCCTGAAGGGAATGGAAAGAAAAGAACTTATTACAGAATCACGGATAAGGGTAAGGCGTATTACCTTGATAAATGTGATGAATGGGAGCTTACCAAAGAAGTAGTTGAAAAGTTTATTTCAAAATAG
- a CDS encoding permease prefix domain 1-containing protein, with product METIKSYLDAMFSSMPNTPEVKKAKAELLSMMEDKYNELIADGVSENTAVGTVISEFGNLDELAEDLGLTKEVEEVHEREQQPKRFVSMDEALEFIKAEKKRALLVATGVLLCITCVCWPIVTDAVWGFMNIDNYGAAMMFVWIAVGVGLFIYSSFVSSDFSFLRKEPCQMDMATTDMIKEKKAEFKPITAAAITLGCALCICAVVPIIIFDFDIFATFIFIMVGIGVWLFVYSGIINSSFDTLLDAGNVVRKDIKSNGNEEDVEYVSKGAKILMESYWSIVTCLYLIISFTTFNWGSTWIIWVIAAIAHKVFKIALVKED from the coding sequence ATGGAAACAATTAAGAGCTATTTAGATGCAATGTTTAGTAGTATGCCAAATACTCCAGAGGTTAAAAAAGCAAAGGCTGAGCTTTTATCAATGATGGAGGATAAGTATAACGAGCTTATTGCAGATGGTGTTAGTGAAAATACTGCTGTTGGTACAGTTATTTCTGAGTTTGGTAATCTTGATGAGCTAGCAGAGGATTTAGGGCTTACCAAAGAGGTTGAAGAGGTTCACGAGAGAGAGCAGCAGCCTAAGAGATTCGTTTCAATGGATGAAGCACTTGAGTTTATTAAGGCTGAGAAAAAGAGAGCTCTTCTTGTAGCTACAGGCGTTTTACTTTGCATCACATGTGTATGCTGGCCAATAGTTACAGATGCTGTTTGGGGCTTTATGAATATCGACAATTATGGCGCAGCTATGATGTTTGTATGGATAGCAGTTGGTGTAGGATTGTTCATTTATAGTAGTTTTGTTAGTTCTGATTTCAGTTTTCTTAGAAAAGAGCCATGCCAGATGGATATGGCTACAACAGATATGATTAAAGAAAAGAAAGCTGAGTTTAAGCCTATTACAGCAGCTGCAATAACACTTGGATGTGCTTTGTGCATATGCGCTGTTGTGCCAATTATTATTTTTGATTTCGATATATTTGCAACTTTTATATTTATCATGGTTGGCATAGGTGTATGGTTGTTTGTATATTCTGGAATTATTAATAGTAGCTTTGATACTTTGTTGGATGCTGGCAATGTTGTTCGCAAAGACATAAAGTCAAATGGAAATGAGGAAGATGTGGAATATGTAAGCAAAGGCGCAAAGATTCTCATGGAATCTTATTGGTCAATAGTTACATGCCTATATCTTATTATCAGTTTCACAACCTTTAATTGGGGTTCTACATGGATAATTTGGGTTATAGCAGCTATTGCTCATAAAGTATTTAAGATTGCACTTGTAAAGGAGGATTAA
- a CDS encoding DUF4097 family beta strand repeat-containing protein produces MTTKKFQLIIWIVTLIIVVGACIIRFAPFSSGRSEESEYDFSKYSVETVKVDADAADLYIEYGDEFKVNTNYQKNVEPKVTLEDECLTIEQKYTVNVRNLKDCYIKITLPKGTMIDTADITASAGDIDIDGVNFDTLKIDADAGDIDINEVSANDFVIEADAGDIDVSKSVFETVNVTTDAGAVEMEAVTATSGTFDADMGSIDINGDFEKITASCEMGDIDITVPDANKVDFDLDCELGSIKVNGSRWKN; encoded by the coding sequence ATGACTACAAAGAAATTTCAGTTAATAATATGGATTGTTACATTAATTATAGTTGTAGGTGCTTGCATTATTCGATTTGCTCCTTTTTCAAGTGGTCGTAGTGAAGAGTCAGAATATGATTTTTCTAAATACAGTGTAGAAACTGTAAAAGTGGATGCAGATGCCGCAGATTTATATATTGAATATGGTGATGAATTTAAGGTAAATACAAACTATCAAAAGAATGTTGAACCAAAGGTTACATTGGAAGATGAATGTTTAACAATCGAGCAGAAATATACTGTTAACGTAAGAAATCTGAAAGATTGCTACATCAAAATTACTTTACCTAAGGGCACAATGATTGACACAGCTGATATTACTGCTAGCGCAGGAGATATTGATATTGACGGAGTTAACTTCGATACATTGAAGATTGATGCTGATGCTGGGGATATCGATATCAATGAGGTTTCTGCAAATGACTTTGTTATAGAGGCAGATGCAGGCGACATAGATGTTAGTAAATCTGTTTTTGAAACAGTAAATGTAACCACAGACGCAGGGGCTGTTGAAATGGAAGCTGTTACTGCAACAAGTGGTACTTTTGATGCCGATATGGGAAGCATTGATATTAATGGAGACTTTGAAAAGATTACAGCTAGCTGTGAGATGGGAGACATTGATATTACAGTTCCTGATGCAAATAAAGTAGATTTTGATTTAGATTGTGAGCTTGGTAGCATTAAAGTTAATGGATCTAGATGGAAAAATTAA
- the trpD gene encoding anthranilate phosphoribosyltransferase produces the protein MIKEAIEKIVNKGDLTYEEAYTVMNEIMNGESSPTQNAAFLAALSTKSARAETTDEIAGCAAAMREHATKVETGMEVFEIVGTGGDNAHSFNISTTSALVAAAGGMKVAKHGNRAASSLCGTADCLEALGVNISQDPEKCVELLKKVGMCFFFAQKYHTSMKYVGAIRKELGFRTVFNILGPLTNPAVPSMQLLGVYDEYLVEPLAQVLINLGVKRGMVVYGQDKLDEISLSSSTKVCEIRDGWYKTYIIEPEDFGFEKCAKEDLKGGTPEENAKITRDILNGVKGHKRNAVLLNAGAALYIGGKAESFKAGVELAGEIIDSGKAFETLQKFILLSNKISEDKSDEYTGAVSGAC, from the coding sequence ATGATTAAAGAAGCGATTGAGAAAATTGTTAACAAGGGGGACCTTACGTACGAGGAAGCCTACACTGTAATGAATGAGATTATGAATGGCGAAAGCTCACCTACACAGAATGCGGCTTTTTTGGCTGCACTTTCTACAAAAAGTGCAAGAGCGGAGACAACTGATGAAATTGCTGGTTGTGCTGCTGCTATGAGAGAGCATGCTACAAAGGTTGAAACAGGAATGGAGGTGTTTGAAATCGTTGGAACAGGTGGAGATAACGCCCATAGCTTCAACATTTCAACAACATCAGCACTTGTAGCTGCCGCAGGAGGAATGAAGGTCGCAAAGCATGGTAATAGAGCAGCATCTTCTCTTTGTGGTACAGCAGATTGTTTGGAAGCACTTGGAGTAAACATCAGTCAGGATCCAGAAAAATGCGTAGAGCTTCTCAAGAAAGTGGGGATGTGCTTCTTCTTTGCTCAGAAGTATCACACATCAATGAAGTACGTAGGTGCAATAAGAAAAGAGCTTGGATTTAGAACAGTATTTAATATCCTAGGACCACTTACAAATCCGGCAGTTCCATCAATGCAATTGCTTGGTGTTTACGATGAATACCTGGTAGAGCCACTTGCGCAGGTACTTATCAACCTTGGGGTAAAGCGTGGCATGGTAGTTTATGGTCAGGATAAGCTAGATGAAATCTCATTGAGCAGCTCAACAAAAGTTTGTGAGATAAGAGATGGATGGTATAAAACTTACATCATTGAGCCAGAGGATTTCGGATTTGAAAAATGCGCTAAAGAAGATTTAAAGGGTGGAACTCCAGAGGAAAATGCAAAGATTACAAGGGATATTTTGAATGGAGTAAAGGGACATAAAAGAAATGCAGTTCTTCTTAATGCAGGAGCAGCTCTTTACATTGGAGGAAAGGCTGAAAGCTTTAAAGCAGGAGTAGAGCTTGCAGGAGAAATAATAGATTCTGGAAAAGCTTTTGAAACATTGCAAAAATTCATACTTTTAAGCAACAAGATATCAGAGGATAAGAGTGATGAATATACTGGAGCAGTTAGCGGAGCATGCTAG
- the trpC gene encoding indole-3-glycerol phosphate synthase TrpC → MNILEQLAEHARFRVEENKKYKSLEKIKAEALSLPKGDFEFEKALAMPGMSFICECKKASPSKGIIAEEFDYLEIAKAYEEAGADCISVLTEPKWFLGSDKYLEDIANAVSIPIIRKDFTVDEYMIYEAKVLGASAVLLICSILTEEQIREYIRICDSLGISALVEAHDDAEVKMAAKAGARIIGVNNRNLKDFSVDTGNSRRLKALVDDKVIFVSESGIKTAEDISQLKEAGVDAVLIGETLMKATDKKGKLKELRGDEDDNN, encoded by the coding sequence ATGAATATACTGGAGCAGTTAGCGGAGCATGCTAGATTTCGTGTAGAAGAAAACAAGAAATATAAGTCACTTGAAAAAATAAAAGCAGAAGCATTGAGTCTTCCAAAGGGAGATTTTGAATTTGAAAAAGCATTGGCAATGCCAGGTATGAGCTTTATCTGTGAATGTAAAAAAGCTTCTCCTTCAAAGGGAATCATAGCAGAAGAATTTGACTATTTGGAAATAGCAAAGGCATATGAAGAGGCGGGGGCTGATTGCATATCTGTTTTGACTGAACCAAAGTGGTTTTTGGGAAGTGACAAGTATCTAGAGGATATCGCAAATGCGGTTTCAATTCCTATTATAAGAAAAGATTTCACTGTAGATGAGTACATGATATACGAGGCAAAGGTATTAGGCGCTAGCGCTGTACTTCTAATCTGTAGCATCCTGACAGAAGAGCAAATTAGAGAATACATTCGTATATGCGATAGTCTTGGAATCAGTGCTTTGGTGGAGGCACATGATGATGCTGAAGTAAAGATGGCAGCAAAGGCAGGGGCTAGAATAATAGGTGTAAATAACAGAAACCTAAAGGATTTTTCAGTAGATACGGGAAATAGCAGGAGATTAAAAGCACTTGTAGATGACAAGGTGATATTTGTATCAGAGAGTGGTATTAAAACAGCAGAGGATATATCTCAGCTGAAAGAAGCAGGTGTTGATGCAGTTTTAATTGGTGAAACACTTATGAAAGCAACTGACAAGAAGGGAAAGCTTAAAGAATTAAGAGGTGATGAAGATGACAACAATTAA
- the trpB gene encoding tryptophan synthase subunit beta translates to MDQFVKAVREDAVPAKSKGRFGVHGGQYIPETLMNAVMELEEAYNHYKDDPEFNRELKELLDEYAGRPSLLYYAKKMTEDLGGAKIYLKREDLNHTGSHKINNVLGQALLAKKMGKTRLIAETGAGQHGVATATAAALLGMECVVFMGKEDTERQALNVYRMRLLGAEVIPVTSGTATLKDAVSEAMREWTTRIDDTHYCLGSVMGPHPFPTIVRDFQAVISRESRAQILEKEGRLPDVVIACVGGGSNAIGSFYHYINDKDVELIGCEAAGRGIDTFETAATVNTGKVGIFHGMKSYFCQDEYGQIAPVYSISAGLDYPGVGPEHAYLHDIGRAKYVPVTDDEAVDAFEYIAKTEGIIAAIESSHAIAYAKKLAPTMRKDQIIIVTVSGRGDKDCAAIARYRGEDIHE, encoded by the coding sequence ATGGATCAATTCGTAAAAGCGGTAAGAGAGGATGCAGTTCCAGCAAAGAGCAAAGGCAGATTTGGTGTTCATGGTGGTCAGTATATTCCTGAGACTCTCATGAATGCAGTTATGGAGCTGGAGGAAGCCTACAATCATTACAAGGATGATCCAGAGTTTAATAGAGAGTTGAAGGAACTTCTTGATGAATATGCTGGTCGACCAAGCCTTTTATATTACGCAAAGAAGATGACAGAAGACTTAGGCGGAGCCAAAATCTATCTTAAGCGTGAGGATTTAAATCATACTGGAAGCCACAAAATTAACAACGTATTGGGACAGGCTCTTCTTGCTAAAAAGATGGGCAAGACAAGACTTATTGCTGAAACAGGCGCAGGTCAGCATGGTGTGGCAACAGCTACAGCGGCAGCACTTCTTGGAATGGAATGTGTTGTGTTTATGGGCAAGGAAGATACAGAGCGTCAGGCACTTAACGTTTATAGAATGAGACTTCTCGGCGCAGAGGTAATTCCTGTAACCAGTGGAACTGCCACATTAAAGGACGCAGTTTCAGAGGCAATGAGAGAATGGACAACACGTATTGATGATACACATTATTGCCTTGGTTCAGTAATGGGGCCTCATCCATTCCCAACAATAGTTAGAGATTTCCAGGCTGTTATTTCTAGGGAGAGCCGTGCACAGATTCTTGAGAAAGAAGGAAGACTTCCAGATGTGGTTATCGCTTGTGTTGGTGGTGGAAGCAATGCTATCGGAAGCTTTTATCACTATATTAATGACAAGGATGTTGAGCTGATAGGTTGCGAGGCAGCAGGTAGAGGAATAGATACATTTGAAACAGCTGCAACAGTAAATACTGGAAAAGTTGGTATATTCCATGGAATGAAATCATATTTCTGCCAAGACGAATATGGTCAGATTGCACCAGTATATTCAATCTCGGCAGGCCTTGATTATCCAGGTGTTGGTCCAGAGCATGCATATTTGCATGACATAGGACGTGCAAAATATGTGCCAGTTACTGATGATGAGGCTGTTGATGCTTTCGAATATATTGCAAAGACAGAGGGAATAATTGCAGCTATCGAGTCAAGTCATGCTATCGCATATGCGAAGAAGCTTGCTCCTACAATGAGAAAAGACCAGATCATTATAGTTACTGTTTCAGGTAGAGGCGATAAGGATTGTGCTGCTATCGCACGTTATAGAGGGGAGGATATCCATGAGTAA
- the trpA gene encoding tryptophan synthase subunit alpha yields MSKISKAFENKKAFIPFITCGDPDLETTKEIIRELEKNGADLIELGIPFSDPTAEGPVIQGANIRALKNKITTDDVFEMVREVRKEVKIPLCFMTYANVVFSYGSDRFFGKCQEVGIDGIILPDVPFEEKEEFEGVASEHGVDFISMVAHTSEDRIDMITKEAKGFIYIVSSLGVTGTRSKLNEGIKTVVDRVRKNTDVPCAVGFGISTPEQAAKMSDISDGAIVGSAIVRVVEEYGKDAPKHVGEFVKSMKEAYHAS; encoded by the coding sequence ATGAGTAAGATTTCAAAAGCATTCGAAAATAAAAAGGCGTTTATACCATTTATCACATGTGGAGATCCTGACTTAGAAACAACAAAAGAAATAATCAGGGAGCTTGAAAAGAATGGTGCAGATTTGATTGAACTTGGAATACCTTTTTCTGATCCAACGGCCGAAGGTCCTGTAATACAGGGAGCAAATATTAGAGCTTTGAAGAATAAAATCACAACAGATGATGTATTTGAAATGGTAAGAGAGGTCAGAAAGGAAGTGAAGATTCCACTTTGTTTTATGACTTATGCAAATGTTGTTTTTTCTTATGGTTCAGACAGATTTTTTGGCAAGTGTCAGGAGGTTGGCATTGATGGAATTATCCTTCCAGACGTACCTTTTGAAGAAAAGGAAGAGTTTGAAGGAGTGGCATCTGAGCATGGCGTAGATTTTATATCGATGGTTGCTCATACTTCTGAGGATAGAATCGATATGATTACAAAAGAGGCAAAGGGATTTATATATATTGTTTCTAGCCTCGGTGTGACAGGCACTCGAAGCAAGCTTAATGAAGGCATCAAAACAGTAGTTGATAGAGTAAGAAAAAATACAGATGTACCTTGCGCGGTAGGCTTTGGTATATCTACTCCAGAGCAGGCTGCCAAGATGTCTGATATATCTGATGGAGCTATTGTTGGTTCTGCGATTGTTAGAGTGGTAGAGGAGTATGGAAAAGATGCTCCAAAGCATGTAGGAGAATTTGTTAAATCAATGAAGGAGGCCTACCATGCATCCTAG